A genomic window from Cytobacillus suaedae includes:
- the recO gene encoding DNA repair protein RecO: MFQKCEGIVIRTTDYGENNKIVTLYTREWGKVGVMARGAKKPSSRLASITQPFTYGYYLVQRSNGLGGLQQGEIIKTMRGIREDIFLTAHASYIVELTDKATEDKKPNPYLFELLYQTLHFMNEGLDLDILTFIYEMKMLQVLGLHPVLDRCSSCGSTDGQFSFSIREGGFLCHRCLQLDPHHLNISQSTVKLLRIFYYFDLNRLGKIDVKDETKAEIKKIITTYYDEYSGLSLKSKRFLNQMDHLRNSF, translated from the coding sequence TTGTTCCAAAAATGTGAAGGCATTGTCATTCGAACAACCGATTATGGTGAAAATAACAAGATTGTGACATTATATACCCGTGAATGGGGTAAGGTTGGTGTTATGGCTAGAGGAGCGAAAAAGCCGAGCAGCCGGCTCGCTTCCATTACCCAGCCTTTTACATACGGTTATTACTTAGTTCAAAGAAGTAATGGACTTGGTGGTTTACAGCAAGGTGAGATCATTAAAACAATGAGAGGAATTCGGGAAGATATTTTTCTCACTGCACATGCCTCTTATATTGTTGAACTTACGGATAAAGCAACTGAAGATAAAAAGCCTAATCCCTACTTGTTTGAGCTGTTATACCAAACATTACATTTTATGAACGAAGGTCTTGATTTAGACATACTTACCTTTATTTATGAAATGAAAATGCTACAGGTCCTTGGGTTACATCCTGTTTTAGACAGGTGCTCATCATGTGGTAGCACGGATGGCCAATTCTCTTTTTCAATTCGAGAAGGTGGCTTCCTTTGCCACAGATGCCTTCAATTGGACCCACACCATCTAAATATTTCCCAATCTACAGTAAAATTATTAAGAATCTTTTACTACTTTGACCTAAATAGGTTAGGGAAAATAGACGTCAAAGATGAGACAAAGGCAGAAATCAAGAAAATCATTACTACCTACTACGACGAATACTCTGGTCTATCCTTAAAATCAAAACGGTTCTTAAACCAAATGGATCACCTACGTAATTCTTTTTAA
- the ybeY gene encoding rRNA maturation RNase YbeY: MRLEIDFIDETQEVSEEHINTLTGLLNSAAITEGVEEGSELSITFVDNERIQEINRDYRDKDRPTDVISFALEEMGEGEIEIVGADMPRVLGDIIISIPKTKEQAEEYGHSFLRELGFLAVHGFLHLIGYDHEEQEEEEIMFSKQREILDAYGLKR; the protein is encoded by the coding sequence ATGAGATTAGAGATTGATTTTATTGATGAAACACAGGAAGTGTCAGAAGAACATATTAATACCCTAACTGGATTATTGAACTCTGCAGCGATAACTGAAGGGGTAGAAGAAGGTTCAGAGCTTTCTATTACGTTTGTGGACAATGAAAGAATTCAAGAAATAAATCGTGATTACAGAGATAAAGATCGTCCAACTGATGTGATTTCCTTTGCCCTTGAGGAAATGGGTGAAGGGGAAATTGAAATTGTTGGAGCAGATATGCCAAGGGTTCTTGGTGATATTATTATTTCGATCCCAAAAACGAAAGAGCAAGCTGAGGAATACGGACATTCTTTCTTAAGAGAATTAGGATTTTTAGCTGTCCATGGCTTCTTACATTTGATTGGTTACGATCATGAAGAGCAAGAGGAAGAGGAAATAATGTTTTCAAAACAAAGGGAAATACTAGATGCCTATGGACTTAAAAGATAA
- a CDS encoding diacylglycerol kinase family protein: MDLKDKRKPEVLRLLKSFSFATEGLIHAIKRERNLQIHLVISVFVIGLSFYLNITKIEWSIVIILIGGMLSLELMNTAIERVVDLVTKEYHPIAKIAKDVAAAAVLVFALISVVVGSIIFSSYISSL, from the coding sequence ATGGACTTAAAAGATAAACGAAAACCGGAAGTTCTTCGATTGTTGAAAAGCTTTTCTTTTGCAACAGAAGGTTTAATTCATGCGATTAAAAGGGAAAGAAATCTTCAAATCCATCTTGTTATTTCAGTTTTTGTAATCGGTTTGAGTTTTTACTTAAATATTACTAAAATAGAATGGAGCATTGTCATTATCTTAATTGGTGGTATGCTCAGCTTGGAATTAATGAATACAGCGATTGAGCGAGTTGTAGACTTAGTGACAAAGGAGTACCACCCTATAGCCAAAATAGCTAAGGATGTTGCTGCAGCAGCAGTCTTAGTTTTTGCACTTATATCAGTTGTTGTTGGAAGCATTATATTTTCAAGCTATATTTCAAGTTTGTGA
- a CDS encoding helix-turn-helix transcriptional regulator, with protein MITIELNKRQEKILQIVKDDGPITGEHIADRLNLTRATLRPDLAILTMAGYLDARPRVGYFYTGKTGAQLFSDKIKKMVVKDYQSIPVVVNESVSVYDAIVTMFLEDVGTLFVVDENSVLVGVLSRKDLLRASIGKQELSSIPVNIIMTRMPNITMCDREELLLDVAEKLIEKQIDALPVIRETEHGFMVVGRITKTNITKAFVSLAGEEII; from the coding sequence GTGATTACAATAGAACTTAATAAAAGGCAAGAGAAGATTCTACAGATTGTAAAGGATGATGGTCCTATTACGGGGGAACATATTGCCGATAGACTTAATTTAACGAGGGCCACTCTAAGGCCAGATTTAGCTATCTTAACAATGGCAGGATATTTAGATGCCAGACCAAGGGTAGGGTATTTTTATACAGGAAAAACAGGAGCTCAATTATTCTCAGATAAAATTAAAAAAATGGTTGTTAAAGACTATCAATCAATCCCGGTTGTTGTCAATGAGAGTGTATCAGTGTACGATGCAATTGTGACTATGTTTTTAGAGGATGTAGGAACATTATTTGTAGTAGATGAAAATTCTGTTCTAGTGGGCGTTCTCTCTAGAAAGGATTTGCTACGTGCTAGTATAGGAAAGCAGGAGCTTTCTTCTATTCCAGTAAACATCATCATGACAAGAATGCCTAATATTACGATGTGTGATCGAGAGGAACTTTTGCTAGATGTAGCTGAGAAATTAATTGAAAAACAAATAGATGCACTTCCGGTTATACGAGAGACCGAGCATGGCTTTATGGTAGTTGGACGTATAACGAAAACGAATATTACAAAAGCATTTGTATCCTTAGCAGGAGAAGAAATAATATAA
- the era gene encoding GTPase Era, with product MTNNNYKSGFVSIIGRPNVGKSTFLNHVIGQKIAIMSDKPQTTRNKIQGVYTENNAQVVFIDTPGIHKPKHKLGDFMMKVAQNTLKEVDIVLFMINAEEGYGRGDEFIIERLQTTNTPVFLVINKIDQIHPDQLILLIDQYKNLYDFKEIVPISALQGNNVETLLKQIKAYLPDGPQYYPADQVTDHPERFIVTELIREKALHLTREEIPHSIAVVMDSMEKREDGNTVYVGATIIVERDSQKGIIIGKKGSMLKEIGQRARGDIEALLGSKVFLELWVKVQKDWRNRATQLRDFGFNEDEY from the coding sequence ATGACAAATAATAACTATAAATCGGGTTTTGTATCTATTATCGGAAGACCAAATGTGGGCAAGTCTACATTTTTAAACCATGTAATAGGACAAAAGATTGCCATTATGAGTGATAAACCTCAAACGACCCGAAACAAAATACAAGGTGTATACACTGAGAATAATGCGCAGGTGGTCTTTATTGATACACCAGGCATTCATAAACCAAAGCATAAACTTGGTGACTTCATGATGAAAGTTGCTCAAAATACGTTAAAAGAAGTAGATATCGTATTATTTATGATTAATGCAGAGGAAGGGTATGGACGCGGAGATGAATTTATCATCGAACGTCTACAGACAACTAACACCCCCGTATTCCTAGTCATTAATAAAATAGATCAAATTCATCCTGACCAGCTAATCTTGCTTATTGATCAGTACAAAAATTTATATGATTTTAAAGAAATTGTTCCAATATCAGCCTTACAAGGAAATAATGTGGAAACGTTGCTTAAACAGATTAAAGCTTACTTGCCAGATGGCCCACAGTACTATCCTGCAGACCAGGTAACTGACCATCCTGAACGATTTATTGTAACCGAATTAATTAGGGAAAAAGCGCTTCATTTAACAAGAGAGGAAATCCCTCACTCAATTGCAGTTGTTATGGATTCTATGGAAAAACGAGAAGACGGCAATACGGTATATGTTGGAGCAACAATCATCGTAGAGCGAGATTCGCAAAAAGGGATTATCATTGGGAAAAAAGGAAGTATGTTAAAAGAGATTGGTCAACGTGCAAGAGGTGACATCGAGGCGCTACTCGGATCTAAGGTGTTTTTGGAACTGTGGGTAAAAGTCCAAAAAGACTGGAGAAACAGAGCGACACAACTACGTGACTTTGGTTTTAATGAGGATGAATATTAA
- the glyQ gene encoding glycine--tRNA ligase subunit alpha produces the protein MNIQDMILTLQKHWSEQGCILMQAYDVEKGAGTMSPYTFLRSLGPEPWNVAYVEPSRRPADGRYGENPNRLYQHHQFQVIMKPSPDNIQELYLDSLKALGIDPLQHDIRFVEDNWEAPTLGAAGLGWEVWLDGMEVTQFTYFQQVGGIECKPVSVEITYGVERLASYIQDKENVFDLEWTNGFTVRDIFLQPEYEHSKYTFETSDTEMLFNLFSIYEKEAHRQMDEGLVHPAYDYVLKCSHTFNQLDAKGAISVTERTGYIGRVRNLARKVAQTFYQEREKLGFPMLKKEEGNANE, from the coding sequence ATGAATATTCAAGATATGATATTAACTCTTCAAAAGCACTGGTCAGAGCAAGGGTGTATTCTGATGCAGGCATATGATGTGGAAAAAGGTGCAGGTACAATGAGTCCCTATACCTTCTTAAGAAGTCTAGGTCCAGAGCCATGGAATGTCGCTTACGTAGAGCCTTCTCGTCGTCCAGCGGATGGAAGATACGGTGAAAATCCAAATCGCTTGTATCAACATCATCAATTCCAAGTGATTATGAAGCCGTCACCTGATAATATTCAAGAACTATACCTTGATTCCCTAAAGGCTTTAGGCATTGATCCACTTCAACATGATATTCGATTTGTTGAAGACAACTGGGAAGCCCCAACACTAGGTGCAGCAGGGTTAGGTTGGGAAGTATGGTTAGACGGAATGGAAGTGACACAGTTTACCTACTTCCAACAAGTAGGTGGAATTGAATGTAAACCTGTTTCGGTTGAAATTACGTATGGAGTAGAAAGGTTAGCTTCCTATATCCAAGATAAAGAAAATGTGTTTGATTTGGAATGGACGAATGGTTTTACGGTTCGTGACATTTTCCTTCAACCTGAATATGAGCATTCCAAATATACGTTTGAGACTTCAGATACCGAGATGCTTTTTAATTTATTTTCGATTTATGAAAAAGAAGCACACCGTCAGATGGATGAAGGTCTTGTCCACCCAGCCTATGATTATGTGTTGAAATGTTCTCACACATTTAATCAACTTGATGCCAAAGGTGCGATTTCAGTTACGGAGCGAACAGGATATATAGGTAGAGTACGAAATCTTGCGAGAAAGGTTGCTCAAACCTTCTATCAAGAACGTGAAAAGCTTGGATTCCCAATGTTAAAGAAAGAGGAGGGGAACGCAAATGAATAA
- the rpoD gene encoding RNA polymerase sigma factor RpoD: MAEKSARSKEMDTEYTIEQVKDQLTELGKKRGVLTYEEIAEKMSGFEVESDQLDEYYEFLGEQGVELLGEGTDDEDDDDPKIQDLAKEEEFDLNDLSVPPGVKINDPVRMYLKEIGRVDLLSGEEEIVLAERIEKGDEEAKRRLAEANLRLVVSIAKRYVGRGMLFLDLIQEGNMGLIKAVEKFDYRKGFKFSTYATWWIRQAITRAIADQARTIRIPVHMVETINKLIRVQRQLLQDLGREPSPEEIAEDMDLTPEKVREILKIAQEPVSLETPIGEEDDSHLGDFIEDQDATSPSEHAAYELLKEQLEDVLDTLTDREENVLRLRFGLDDGRTRTLEEVGKVFGVTRERIRQIEAKALRKLRHPSRSKRLKDFLE; the protein is encoded by the coding sequence ATGGCTGAAAAATCAGCACGTTCAAAAGAAATGGATACTGAATATACAATTGAGCAAGTAAAAGACCAATTAACTGAGTTAGGTAAAAAACGTGGTGTATTAACATACGAAGAAATCGCTGAAAAGATGTCTGGGTTTGAAGTGGAATCAGATCAACTAGATGAATATTATGAGTTCCTAGGAGAACAGGGTGTTGAATTGTTAGGTGAAGGAACTGATGATGAGGATGATGATGATCCCAAAATTCAGGATTTAGCAAAAGAAGAAGAATTTGACTTAAATGACCTGAGTGTTCCTCCTGGAGTGAAGATAAATGACCCTGTCCGTATGTACCTAAAAGAGATTGGTCGTGTTGATTTATTATCAGGTGAGGAAGAAATTGTACTTGCTGAGCGAATTGAAAAAGGTGACGAGGAAGCTAAGCGCCGTCTAGCTGAAGCGAACTTGCGACTTGTAGTAAGTATTGCAAAACGCTATGTAGGTAGAGGTATGTTATTCCTAGACTTAATTCAAGAAGGTAACATGGGCTTAATTAAAGCAGTTGAGAAATTCGATTACCGCAAGGGCTTTAAATTTAGTACCTACGCTACATGGTGGATTCGTCAGGCAATTACTCGCGCTATCGCTGACCAAGCAAGAACAATCCGTATTCCGGTTCATATGGTAGAAACCATTAATAAACTGATCCGTGTACAAAGACAGCTTCTTCAGGATTTAGGCCGTGAACCTTCTCCAGAAGAAATAGCTGAAGATATGGATTTAACTCCAGAAAAAGTAAGAGAAATTCTTAAGATTGCTCAGGAACCTGTATCTTTAGAAACACCAATTGGTGAAGAAGATGACTCTCATTTGGGTGACTTTATTGAAGACCAAGATGCAACTTCTCCTTCTGAACATGCTGCTTATGAGTTATTAAAAGAGCAATTAGAAGATGTACTTGATACGTTAACAGACCGTGAAGAAAATGTCCTTCGTTTACGCTTTGGGTTAGATGATGGTAGAACACGGACTCTTGAAGAAGTAGGTAAAGTATTTGGAGTTACAAGAGAACGTATACGACAAATTGAAGCTAAAGCACTTCGTAAGTTACGTCATCCAAGTCGAAGCAAAAGACTTAAAGACTTTTTAGAATAA
- a CDS encoding kinase/pyrophosphorylase encodes MNRIIYVVSDSVGETAELVVKAAISQFNNSATQIKRVPYVEDKGTITEVISLAKLNNAIIAFTLVVPELRNFLIQEAKTLGVTVFDIIGPLIDNMEDLYGLTPRHEPGLVRKLDEDYFKKIEAIEFAVKYDDGRDPRGILRADIILVGVSRTSKTPLSQYLAHKRLKVANVPLVPEVDPPEELFLVPAHKCIGLKISPEKLNDIRRERLKSLGLDDQAIYANIDRIKEELEHFERVVNRIGCDVIDVTKKAVEETANIILQQINKQNR; translated from the coding sequence ATGAATAGAATTATTTATGTCGTATCAGATTCGGTAGGAGAAACTGCCGAACTAGTTGTAAAGGCAGCAATTAGTCAATTTAATAATTCAGCTACTCAGATAAAAAGAGTCCCGTATGTTGAAGATAAAGGGACGATTACAGAAGTCATCTCGTTAGCTAAGCTGAATAACGCTATTATCGCTTTTACTCTCGTTGTCCCTGAACTTCGTAACTTTTTAATTCAAGAGGCGAAGACACTAGGAGTAACAGTATTTGATATAATTGGACCTTTAATTGATAATATGGAAGATTTATATGGGTTAACTCCTAGACATGAACCTGGATTGGTAAGAAAGCTTGACGAAGATTATTTTAAAAAGATTGAGGCTATCGAATTTGCAGTAAAATATGATGATGGACGAGACCCACGTGGTATTTTAAGAGCGGATATTATTTTAGTAGGAGTTTCTAGAACATCAAAAACACCTTTATCTCAATATTTAGCTCATAAGCGACTAAAAGTAGCAAATGTTCCACTTGTTCCTGAGGTAGATCCTCCTGAAGAGCTATTTCTAGTTCCGGCACATAAATGTATCGGCTTGAAGATTAGTCCAGAGAAATTAAATGATATTAGAAGAGAACGCCTTAAGTCACTTGGTTTAGACGACCAGGCAATCTATGCCAACATTGATCGTATCAAAGAGGAGCTAGAACACTTTGAGCGGGTCGTAAATAGAATTGGTTGTGATGTAATAGATGTAACCAAAAAAGCAGTCGAAGAAACCGCTAATATTATTCTACAACAGATAAATAAGCAAAATAGATAA
- a CDS encoding DNA primase gives MGYRIPEETIEKIRHSVDIVDVISEYVQLKKQGRNYFGLCPFHGESTPSFSVSPDKQIYHCFGCGAGGNALSFVMDIDGITFTEAAKRLADRVNIELPNLENDPIHPQKQQESSKMIEAHELLKKFYHHLLVNTKEGEHALDYLLNRGFSMEEIEKFEIGFALDSWDFASKFLVQRGFQQEMMEKAGLIIKKESDGSYFDRFRNRIMFPIWDHQGKTIAFSGRILETNTREPKYLNSPETIIFNKSKTLYNFHNARQFMRKSEQVILFEGFMDVIAAHRSGIPYSIATMGTSLTEEQAKIIRRNVESVTICYDGDSAGIEATVRAATILKDIGCYVKVASMPEGLDPDDYVKKYGPEHFKGDVIGASLTLMAFKMRYYRKGKNLQDEGEKIKYIQLVLNEIGKLDNAVEKDHYLRQISNEFSISLDALKEQHEQINKTLQNKKDNDDRNRNNIPRKPLLAKKLLPAYHNAERLLIAHMLRDKDITYKVHDALQGDFNIEEHRAIVLYLYAYYEEGNDPDIGTFIQRLDNEKLKSVVTEIAMQSINEEVSELELTDYIKQVLKHQKLSMIKEKEVAQQEAERQNDFKRAATIAMEILQLRRTINSK, from the coding sequence ATGGGATATCGAATTCCCGAAGAAACCATCGAAAAAATTCGCCATTCTGTAGACATTGTTGACGTAATCAGTGAATATGTTCAATTGAAGAAACAAGGAAGAAACTATTTCGGTCTTTGTCCGTTCCATGGAGAAAGTACACCGTCTTTCTCTGTATCTCCAGATAAACAAATTTATCACTGTTTTGGCTGTGGGGCAGGAGGCAATGCATTATCTTTCGTAATGGACATAGATGGGATAACTTTTACCGAAGCAGCTAAGCGATTAGCTGACAGGGTAAATATAGAACTACCTAATCTTGAAAATGATCCTATCCATCCACAGAAACAACAGGAATCTAGTAAGATGATAGAGGCTCATGAACTTCTAAAGAAATTTTACCATCATTTATTGGTAAATACAAAAGAGGGTGAGCACGCACTGGATTACCTGCTTAATCGAGGATTTTCGATGGAGGAAATTGAAAAGTTTGAAATCGGTTTTGCATTAGACTCTTGGGATTTTGCATCTAAATTTCTTGTTCAAAGAGGTTTTCAACAAGAAATGATGGAAAAGGCAGGATTGATTATTAAAAAAGAGTCAGATGGTTCTTACTTTGATCGTTTTCGAAACAGGATCATGTTTCCTATATGGGATCACCAAGGAAAAACGATTGCTTTTTCTGGTCGTATCCTAGAAACAAATACAAGAGAACCCAAGTATCTAAATAGTCCTGAAACAATCATCTTTAATAAAAGTAAAACACTGTATAACTTTCATAATGCTAGGCAGTTTATGAGAAAGAGTGAACAGGTTATTCTTTTTGAAGGTTTTATGGATGTTATAGCAGCTCATAGATCAGGTATACCTTATTCAATTGCAACGATGGGTACTTCTTTAACAGAAGAGCAAGCTAAGATAATTCGTAGGAATGTTGAATCTGTCACGATTTGTTACGATGGTGATTCAGCAGGGATTGAAGCCACTGTTAGAGCAGCTACCATTTTAAAAGATATAGGTTGTTATGTGAAAGTTGCTTCAATGCCAGAAGGATTAGACCCTGATGACTACGTCAAGAAGTATGGACCAGAGCACTTTAAAGGTGATGTAATAGGGGCAAGCCTAACTCTCATGGCATTTAAGATGAGGTATTATCGTAAAGGTAAAAACCTTCAAGATGAGGGAGAGAAAATCAAGTATATCCAATTGGTCTTAAATGAGATTGGAAAACTTGACAATGCGGTTGAAAAAGACCACTACCTAAGACAAATCTCAAATGAATTTTCAATCTCACTTGATGCTCTAAAAGAGCAACACGAACAAATTAATAAAACTTTGCAAAATAAAAAGGATAATGACGATAGGAACAGAAATAATATACCTAGAAAACCATTATTAGCGAAAAAGCTTTTACCTGCTTATCATAACGCAGAGAGATTATTAATTGCCCACATGTTAAGAGATAAAGACATTACTTATAAGGTTCATGATGCACTGCAAGGTGATTTTAATATTGAAGAACACCGTGCGATTGTATTATACCTTTATGCATATTATGAAGAAGGTAATGATCCTGATATTGGAACATTTATTCAAAGATTGGATAATGAAAAGCTTAAGAGTGTAGTAACTGAAATTGCGATGCAATCTATTAATGAAGAAGTTTCTGAGCTTGAATTGACAGATTATATAAAACAGGTGTTGAAACATCAGAAATTGTCAATGATAAAAGAAAAAGAAGTTGCTCAACAAGAAGCCGAACGTCAGAACGATTTCAAAAGAGCAGCAACAATTGCAATGGAAATTTTACAATTAAGAAGAACCATCAATAGCAAATGA
- a CDS encoding YqzL family protein, with translation MLDFTWKVFSNTGNIDTYLLFKQLEMEKEERPDIQDDELAEADFPIS, from the coding sequence ATGTTAGATTTTACCTGGAAGGTGTTTAGCAATACAGGTAACATTGATACGTATCTTCTTTTTAAACAACTAGAAATGGAGAAGGAAGAAAGACCCGATATACAGGATGATGAACTAGCAGAAGCTGATTTTCCAATTTCATGA
- a CDS encoding glycine--tRNA ligase subunit beta has product MNNRDLLLEIGLEEMPARFVTDAMNQLSSKLTNWFMEKNISFDQVHSYSTPRRLAVLVTGVAEKQQDVDTEAKGPAKKIAMDENGEWTKAAIGFAKGQGASVEDIFFKEINGIEYVHVRKFIKGLNTKDTLSELTQLITGMSFPKNMRWANEDLKFVRPIKWLVTLFGNEIIPLTISTVTSDRKTWGHRFLGEQIELESASEYEKTMLSQYVIVDSLERKEAIVNQIKSLEFDNNWIVPIDEELLEEVNNLVEYPTALFGKFEEEFLGLPEEVLITSMKEHQRYFPVKDQNGKLLPCFITIRNGDHKHIETVAKGNEKVLRARLSDADFFYKEDQKLKINDLVKKLDSIVYHEELGSIGDKVRRVKELSTTLSSLVGLSDDEISKVERAAEICKFDLVTHMVYEFPELQGFMGERYAKLSGENNEVALAINEHYMPRHADDAVPTSHTGAIVSIADKLDTIIGCFSIGLIPTGSQDPYALRRQAAGIVQILLDENWDISLENLVQKALEQFNSQQKGKRETDEVYLELLQFFKMRLKNILSDNQIRYDITDAVLGTEIGNISYFVNRAKVLEKEKETSSFKGAIESLSRVLNIAKKGKKVEIDPALFASVQEKELFEKYNQIAIQVEEATNKRDAKEAFDLLCSLQPYIDNYFDHTMVMAEDEAVKNNRLAQMVHLADIIKLFADTNAILVK; this is encoded by the coding sequence ATGAATAACCGTGATTTACTTTTAGAAATAGGATTAGAGGAAATGCCTGCTAGGTTTGTAACGGATGCAATGAACCAATTATCCTCTAAGTTAACAAATTGGTTCATGGAAAAGAATATTTCTTTTGATCAGGTGCATAGCTATTCAACACCTAGAAGACTGGCGGTACTTGTAACTGGTGTTGCTGAAAAACAACAGGATGTTGATACTGAGGCAAAAGGACCAGCTAAAAAAATTGCGATGGACGAAAATGGAGAATGGACGAAAGCTGCAATTGGATTTGCAAAAGGCCAAGGTGCTTCTGTTGAGGATATCTTCTTTAAAGAAATTAATGGAATAGAATATGTACATGTAAGAAAGTTTATTAAGGGCTTAAATACAAAAGATACGTTAAGTGAATTAACTCAGCTTATTACAGGAATGAGTTTTCCAAAGAATATGCGCTGGGCAAATGAAGACCTTAAGTTTGTAAGACCTATCAAATGGTTAGTAACCCTATTTGGTAATGAGATTATTCCATTAACAATATCGACCGTTACAAGTGATCGTAAAACATGGGGACACCGTTTCCTTGGTGAACAAATCGAGCTTGAAAGTGCCTCAGAATATGAAAAAACAATGCTTTCACAGTATGTTATTGTAGATTCATTGGAAAGAAAAGAAGCGATTGTTAATCAAATTAAGAGCCTAGAGTTTGATAATAATTGGATTGTCCCGATAGATGAAGAATTACTTGAAGAGGTAAATAATTTAGTTGAATATCCAACAGCTTTATTTGGTAAATTTGAGGAAGAATTCTTAGGTTTGCCGGAAGAAGTGCTAATTACTTCAATGAAAGAACATCAACGATATTTTCCAGTTAAGGATCAAAACGGTAAATTATTGCCTTGTTTTATAACCATTCGTAACGGTGACCACAAGCACATCGAAACAGTTGCCAAGGGGAATGAAAAAGTATTACGAGCTAGGCTCTCAGATGCTGACTTTTTCTATAAAGAAGATCAAAAATTAAAAATCAATGATTTAGTTAAAAAGCTTGACTCCATTGTATATCATGAGGAATTAGGATCAATTGGTGATAAGGTCCGTCGTGTGAAGGAACTTTCAACGACACTCTCTTCACTAGTCGGATTAAGCGATGATGAAATCAGCAAAGTGGAGCGTGCAGCAGAAATTTGTAAATTTGACTTGGTTACTCATATGGTTTATGAATTTCCTGAGCTACAAGGCTTTATGGGAGAGAGATATGCAAAACTAAGTGGAGAAAATAATGAAGTGGCACTAGCAATTAACGAACATTACATGCCACGTCACGCTGATGATGCAGTGCCAACTTCTCATACTGGGGCGATTGTAAGTATTGCAGATAAATTAGATACAATCATTGGTTGTTTCTCAATTGGATTGATACCTACAGGCTCCCAGGATCCATATGCACTTCGTAGACAGGCAGCTGGAATTGTCCAAATTCTGTTAGATGAAAATTGGGATATCTCTTTAGAAAATCTAGTTCAAAAAGCGTTAGAACAATTTAATAGTCAGCAAAAAGGAAAAAGAGAAACAGATGAAGTTTACTTAGAGTTGTTACAATTCTTTAAAATGAGGCTTAAAAATATATTATCCGATAACCAGATACGCTATGATATTACGGATGCTGTTTTAGGAACAGAAATTGGCAATATTAGCTACTTTGTAAATAGAGCTAAGGTTTTAGAAAAAGAGAAGGAAACTTCTTCCTTCAAAGGGGCCATTGAATCACTTAGCAGGGTCTTGAATATTGCTAAGAAAGGTAAAAAAGTAGAGATTGACCCTGCTCTCTTCGCATCAGTTCAGGAAAAAGAGTTATTTGAGAAGTATAATCAAATTGCCATTCAGGTTGAAGAGGCTACGAATAAGAGGGATGCCAAAGAGGCATTCGATCTACTATGTTCGCTTCAGCCCTATATTGATAATTATTTCGATCATACAATGGTTATGGCTGAAGACGAGGCTGTTAAAAACAATCGATTAGCACAAATGGTACATTTAGCAGATATTATTAAATTATTTGCAGATACAAATGCGATTCTTGTAAAATAA
- a CDS encoding cytidine deaminase gives MDKNQLIQEAKAAMQMAYVPYSKFQVGAALLTKDGKVYRGCNIENAAYSMANCAERTAIFKAVSEGDREFDAIAVIADTNRPVPPCGACRQVISELCDPNMKVYLTNLQGQVQELTVKELLPGAFSPEDLHDK, from the coding sequence ATGGATAAAAATCAATTAATTCAAGAAGCAAAAGCGGCTATGCAAATGGCCTATGTACCTTATTCAAAATTTCAGGTTGGGGCTGCCCTTTTAACAAAGGATGGAAAAGTATATAGGGGCTGTAATATTGAGAACGCAGCATACAGTATGGCAAATTGTGCCGAAAGAACTGCTATATTCAAGGCTGTTTCAGAGGGCGATAGGGAATTTGATGCTATCGCTGTTATTGCTGATACAAATCGACCAGTTCCACCATGTGGAGCATGCAGACAGGTTATTTCGGAACTTTGCGACCCAAACATGAAAGTTTATTTAACAAACTTACAGGGGCAGGTCCAGGAGTTAACTGTAAAAGAATTATTACCAGGAGCTTTTTCACCGGAGGATTTACATGACAAATAA